The Primulina tabacum isolate GXHZ01 chromosome 1, ASM2559414v2, whole genome shotgun sequence genome contains the following window.
ATAACCGGAGATATTTATGAAGCTGGCTGGATAAGCGAGATGTATGGTTATGCCTTTGGTGCTGCAGaggtatttcaaattttcacAGGTTATCGAAACATGCCGATTTTTTTCACATCAACGGACAAAAATGCTGTGTATAATATGCAACTTTAGCTGCTCGTTCTCATTGGTGCacggtgttcaatattttgaGCCATGTAGTTTTGCTACTCATTTGATATTCCTCCATGCAGTTCCATTTGCGGCATGGCATGTTATAAGTAACAAGATTTTGATATATCCTGGATATGTTCCCGAACCCTGTGTCAACTAtagagtttttcaccatggctTGGATTTTCGGGTGGGTAACTGGAGCTTTGATAAAGCCAAAATGGAGACATGCCAATGTAGTTGAAAAATGTTGGTCTAAGTTTCCCGATCCAACATCACTTGATCGGGCAAAAGAGGAAACATTTCAAAGTTACTTGCTTAGCATTGAATGTGTAAATTCTTTAAACGAGGCTCTACATGTTCACAATGGGAGAAATTTTTTTCCTGATCCCAAGTTTCTGTCCACTCCAACTACCCCTGACCGCCCTTCCTTGCCCTTGCCAAATCATGAGACCTCTGGTGAAATCATGGAAAATTGACAAAAAAGATGAGCTTGATGCCTCCGGAGACAATTCAGAGCTGATTGAGGAATCTGGAGAATTATCCCCATCCAGAACCGTCCAACCAAACATTACTTCCATGAGATTTTGGATACGTCAAAGGACACAAAAAGAGAGCTAAAAATTTCAATACCTGGAGAAAAGCCGTCGTCGTTCAGGATTATGGGATATGGTTGTGTCATACAAGGAAAAACACCCGGAAGTCCCGTAACAGGGCACCACATATTTACACTAGATTGGCTCCAAAGAATCCAGTTGCCAGTGTCTTGGCAATGACTGTTTCTGCAGAAGCAGGTTTTACTTTAATGTGCTGTTTCAGTTGGCTTCTCTTCACCTGCACAGACAAATGAAAGCTAGCTGGTGAGGTCTCCAGGCTGAAATTTTCAAAATGGAACTAATTTCCAGttttataatatatgattttgggTCAGCTTTTGTCGTGGTGGTGTTTTAGAAGTACTGCGCTGATGAAACTACAAAGAACAATAAAATGCTCACACACGTCAAATTTTCTGATTATTTGTTCTCCAAAAATATGTGAGCATCTTGATCTTGGTTTCCCTTTtgtctcaaattttttttttgggttttcaaAATTGACATTAGATTTAGCACACGTCGTCATCTATATTCGACAGTTAAAGAAATGTCTTGATAAGTATTTAAAACATGCATTCAAGACAAACTATTTAGTTCGTATTTCTTGAAAGAGAACTtctaaatcattcaaaaattgCTGCAAAAATGTGTTGATGACCATATTATATTAAGTAATTGaaaacccaaaaaaataaaattcacaagAAGTTTGTGTACACACGTATATCTAGTTTGTGTGTAATATAGAAGAACACCATACTTGGATGGAGTAGTTCACCCCATCACCATCCTATACCCCTTGTATCTCACCAAACTAGTCATTATgttaaataatgaaatatttactatttttcaaattttaaaataactcaaatattttttgagaaaaaatgtTATAATTTTAGAACTCTGATTTTTAATTTCTGTTCATCTTCCCGCCCCCAATCACATctctattatattattattattattaaagtgCTTCTAAGTTCTACGTGTGCGATCTACTTTATTTCTATTAATTTAACGTTCGCCTTTTccatttgaatttcaaatttaagtCCCTGAACACAGATTTATGCCTTAAGTAATACGATAAAGATTAGATTTTGTTTCCTGGGATATATTGTTTTCATTACATTCTTCTTACCGTTGGCGAGGTTGTCTCTTCTCGTTCTGCAATACCTCAGAATGGGAGATTCAGCTTGTCTCATGCATGGCTTCTCTTATGCCTCTGACGTACCCAACGAATCCAAGCAGGTAACGGGAAGAAACTAAACTTGCTTTCTTGTTCATCATGATTTCTGAGATTTATCCACCAAAAGCATGGAATGGCTTTGACGGGTTTTTGACAAATGAAACTTGCATCAAAGATTTTCCATTAAGTTTTTTGTATTATTCAagatttattgtacttttatggTTTTTTTTGGTGGTGTTGGAGCTAATGAATGATGCTTTACTGATTGTTATTTCAACTGCTACCTGATTCTTGGAGTTCAAATCGAAAAATGATCTGTATTTCCTTTTTTTATTGTTGCTAATGTGTTCTTGCATAATTTTTAACTGACTCTCTTCCCAGAAAAAAAGGAATCCGGTAAAAGATGGGGGGCGATTTTAATAGTGAAAGGGTTTGATTTGCAGGGGAACCCCGTACATGCTTTGGGGGAATCAGTATCGTTTGGAAGATTTATGACCGAGTCCTTATCTTGGGAGAGATGGTCAACCTTTTCACAAAAGAAATACGTGGATGCGGCAAAGAGATACGCGCAGCCGGGATCTGTGGCTCAGAAGAAAGCTTTCTTTGAGGCTCATTACAAGAGAATTGCTTCCCAAAAGGCTGCAGCTTTGCTCGAGCAAGAAAATGCTGCAAAAAATGCCACTGTTGCAGAAGAATCTGAAGTTGGATACATGGATGATAATGATGACGATGAGACAAGATTGGTCTCGAATTCTAATTTCGAGGTCGAGGATAAATCGGTGGAGGCCAAGATTCAGAATTCTACCAAAGATGATGAGGTGAACTGTAACGGGAAGAGTGTAGTTGTGGAAGGCAGGGTTTTTGCAACGGTGGAGAATGAGGCCAAATGGGACAGCCCTATGAGAAGAAATTCAAGCAAcaaatttgataattttgaaaatcatgATAATATTTCTGCGTCGGACGGTAGTGGAACTTCAGAGATGGAGAGACTTCTACTAAATCGTGGATATTCTGTTCAAGTAGAAAATGAGTCCCTTGTGCAGAGAAATTCAATTCAAACTAATCTTGGAAGTCAAGACACCATTTCTGGGTCAGAGAGTGGTGGGACTCCACAGGTGGAGAGACCATTACTAAAGGTGAAAATTGTGTACTCTATATATCCTTTTCCTCTATTGCCCATTGTTTAAAATTTGTATTTCGAATTTGAGTGTCTTGTGTAAATGCAGCAAAATTCTGTTGCTAGTGAGGATAACCCATCGGTGACTAGCAAGAAAAGTTCGGGTCCTTCTTTGTTAAAGTCATCCATTCAGCGTAAGACGTGGACGGTTCTGTCCACGCCAGCTAAACCGGTCACTCCTCATCTCAAGAAAGAAAATAGCAGCGTCATTCGAAGCACAAGGAAGTCCAACTTGGATACAATCGACAGAAGGAGAGCTTCCCCGAAGTCTCTACGTTCGATTATCAACTTACTGCATACTAAAGAGCCTGATAAAGAGCCAAGTTCTGCCTCCAAGAAGGCTGAGAGTTCAAGGATTGGTCTCAGTTCATTGCGAGTGCCTAAAGATTGCGCAACTCCTTTAAGGACTCCACTTGTGGTGATTCTATGTTTCCTGTGGCTTTGAGCCCAAGATTTCGTGTGTGAAATGGTTAGTGTGGACTAAGGTTAATTCAGTTCTTGATTTGCAGGGAGCGACAAAGGGAGTGTCCAAGTATCCTAAAGCAACGCCTCGTTTGGAGAGCAGAAGGTTCCTACTTCTAACTTTTTCTTGACCAATTTGGATGCATCGTAAATAACGAAAAATGGtgtatatgatatgatatgatatatgtaAGTTTAAAAAATGGtgtatatgatatgatatatgtgttgaagcatGATGTGATAGGCCTGTTTGTGCATATTTCCACTGCTTTAGAATGCTTGGATTTGGATTTTCTCACAAGTGCGTGCTTATGTATCAGTTGTACGAAGTCATTGACTGCATGCCGAAACAAATTACAGTCTCCCACTATAACCACCCCTTTTGTTCTGAGAACAGAAGAAAGAGCTGCAAAAAGAAAACAGGTCATACACTCTATCCCCAATTCCAATTTAAATGTGCATTTGAATCTAGTGCGTTGATCCGTGCCTCGTGTCTTTTCTCAACAATTTCAGAAACTCGAGGAAACATTTAACGCAAACAAGGATGTACACAAGGTGCTGGTGCAGAAGACATTGAGGGTTATGCATTGATTCAGAACTCTCTTTTCTTCTCTCTCAAACtttgtttgtatttttcaaCATGCAcactttgaagaaaaaaaagaacATCTCTCGTTTTGCAGGAGAAGGCGGAGAACGAATTCAGAAAACTTAGTCGTAGCTTATGTTTCAAAGCTCGGCCCTTGCCTGACTTCTACAATGAACGTGAAACCCCgaaaaatcaaatgaaaataGTATATGCTTTCATCCCTCTCCTACTTATATATTCTGCAAAGTAATCCATCATATCTTGCATGTAATACGAGACAGCCATCCATTTATTCCCCAAAAGTGCAATCTTATGTTCCTCATTCACCAAGAATAAATCCAAGAAACAGCGGTCTCCTCCTAATCTTAcacattttttttgaaatccaCCACTCAAAAAGATTCTGTGTTCTTATGCAGACTCCAGCAGCAGCACAACCTCAGACATCATCATCACTGCTAGGAAAAAGCATTGCGAGTAAGACACATGGCAACATCTCAATGCCAACTCCGGCTCCAACATCTTTGTCCATGAAAGCTCCAAAAATAAGACGAATTCTGTCTAATAATTCATCACCTGAAAGGATGAGCCATGAGAACAAGTCCCCTAACATccagctattattataagagcATATAGTTGTGTAATATTTTACATTGCATTCTGGTTGTGATGATTGAGCGTTTTTGTTTATTTCATCGGCCATCATCGGTGTTGGGTGTAGATTTTCATTCAGGTAACCAATCTGCTGGAAATTACTtgatttcctttctttttttttccttttttatgtcaaaatttgtgatataatgaaaataataatattgtttGATCATATTTTTTACATCCAACTTTTGGTGTAAACTCCTAGAGATTTTGTGAAAGCAAgcaatcaaaattatatatgctTTCGGTGGGTTAGTCTTTTTATTCAGATAAATTTTATTACTTGATTTGACAATTGagtttaattattaataatcaaTCAACATACAGTTGAAAATGGAAAATCAAATACAAAACGATCAAATTTCGTCGATCGCCTCCATCCACCTTGTGTACATCTGAAGCCCAttccatcatcaacctcaagaagTAGAGGGACAAGATGTAGTTCCACCTTTATCTATCTAATCATCATCTGACACAAATTCATCGTGCTTCCAATGCTAAACCCGATTGTGCTTTTGCGTTAGTTGCTACACCATCTTTCTTCCAATTTTCAAGGCCtcaccttttttttttatttatattaatactAATCTTTTAAATAGTATTTAATTATTGAGAAATTTAAATTTCAGTATTGACACAACTTAGGTCAACAAGTTAGTAAATCATTCATTATATATATCTTTTGTcactctattttttttatattattaattggaTTATAATGACTGAAATATTAATGTGAttgaataaattataaattgttTGCTCATGTTTTGAAAATCATtgtttgtatttatttttattatactaaattaaatttttataatcatATTTTTTGTTAGAaagtatatattaattattaatattttatacatACATGTTAATtgctaattttaattatttattaaaaaaaattattttagccCCCTTAGTTTAAATATCTTGCTTCGTCCATGTCTAGATAGATATATACATCaagaatatatataaataaaaagttttCTAATTTCAATAGTACCATGCCATCCGTAAAACTCCCTCCATAAGCAAGGCTCTTCATCGGCAACTCCATTGTGGAAAACTCCCTTCTGCAACTTCATTTTTTGgccaagaaaattaaagataTGGCTGAGAGATAGTGAAGAAAGATTTCTAATTTCAAAAGTACCTACACCGTGGGAAAAACTTCCTCCACCGGCAATACTCCCTTCATCGGGAACTCCATCCCTTCACGCCAAAACTTCATTTTTTGATCAAGAATATAAAAGATATGGCTGCTGAGATATTAACGGGTTTCAGAAGTGGGTTTGGGTCGTCTCCATTTCCGTTCGCATTGGAGAGGTTGGCTTCATTCGGGTCGTATGCTTGGAATGAAATAAAACTGATACTGGGTGTTGAGGATGAGCTCCGAAAGTTACAGAGAACCATGTTGATGGTTCAAGATTTGATGGATAGTGTGGAGTGTAGTCCGTTGAGGTCTACGAGAGGAAGCATAGCTTGGAGAGCATGGTTTGAAGATATCAAGAAACTTTCTTACGATGCCGATGCTCTTCTCGATGACATCTCGTTGCATCTCTCCACCATCGGCTCTGTGGGAACTGCTAATAGAGATGAGGTTCGCAAAATTGTTCTTTCATCTCATAATTTGACACTAGCTCATGACATAAATATATTGCAAAACAAGTTGGAACTTCTTGCTAAAGAAATGGAGAGACTACTGATGATTGAAAGCATGAAAAATTGTTTCAGCATTGTGTCACCTATTCATAACTATATATCCACTAGTTCACTGATAgatgaaaaaaatgtttttggGAGGGACACTGAAAAACTAGCTTGTGTTGTGAATTTGCTCAAAAATGAACCAGAAATGGGTAACTTTTCGGTAATGTCGTTAAAGGGGATGGCTGGAATTGGTAAGACAACCCTTGCGAGGTTGGTTTACCATGATGATTTGGTAAACTCGAGTTTTGAGAAGAAAATGTGGGTAACTGTTTCGATGAACTTTGATTTGATCAAGATCACAAAATATACGATAGAAGCTTTGACTGGGAATAGTTGCAGTTTATTCGACTTGAATTCGGTCCAGGTCCTCCTTCAAGAGTCAATTAGGGGGTTCAAATTTTTGCTGGTGTTAGACGATTGTTGGAGTGAAAATAATGATGATTGGGAAGAATTTTTCCTCCTTTAAGATATGGTGCTAAAGGAAGTAAAGTAATTGTGATGACAAGAAGTGCCAGAGTTTCGTTAGTTGTTAGATCCTATGAAACATATTGTCTCAAACATTTATCTGATGATGACTGTTGGGGTTTGATGAAACAGAGAATGTTCTTCCCTGTGGAGGAAGAAGAGAACTTGAGATCTCTCGGCAAAGAGATTGCGAAAAAATGCAAAGGTTTGCCTTTGGCAGCCAAGACACTGGGAAGTTTGTTGTCAAATTCAGGATATAGAGAAGACGAATGGCTTTATATATTGAACAGTAAGCTGTGGAACTTGTCAGAAGATAAAGATAACCTATTCCCTGCTTTGATGCTTAGTTTTCTCCATCTTCCGCCGGTGCTGCAGAAATGTTTTGCATATTGTTCTCTTTTCCCCAAAAATCACGAGTTTGAAGTTGAGGAACTCGTTCTTTTGTGGATGGCAGAGGGGTTCATCCGACCCATAGAAGGAAGGAGACTAGAAGACATAGGAAGCAAGTAATTCAATGACCTTTATTTGAGGTCGTTTTTCGAACAAGCTACAAATTCAAGGAATGAGATTATATACAAAATGCATGATCTCATCCATGACATGTCACAAATGGTTTCTAGTGATATATGCTTCCAGGTCAATGACATGTGGGATGAATACCCTTTATTTGGAAATACTTGTCACCTATCGATGTTTCGAGATAGTGTGCATCCGATACATCTGAAGGCCTCGGAGAAAAATGAAAGGTTGAGGACATTTttgatgattaataagaatGATGCTGATGGGGGACagctagataattattttttctcACATTTGCGATCTTTGCGGGTGTTGGATCTGACTCGAATTGGCCTTAGTGAACTAAAAATTTGTTTCAAGCCCTTGAAATTTCTTCGTTATCTTAATCTGTCAGGAAACAAGATTTCAAAACTACCAGACTCCATATGTGGTCTTCTGGCTTTACAAACACTGAAACTTAAAAATTGCACTCGAATTAAAGCATTGCCAACAAACACAAAAAATCTCTCCAAATTACGACATCTGGATTTGGATATAAAAGAACAATTTGCCCATATGCCACCAAATTTTGGAAGGTGAACTGAACTTCAAGCTCTTTCTGCATTCATCGTCGGGGGCAAAAAAGAAAATGGTATCGCACAAATAAGTAATATGAATTCGCTGAGGGGATCACTCTGCATTAAAAACATCGATCGTGTCACAGATGTTGCAGAGGCAGTTGTGGCCAATCTACACGAGAAGCTGTTCTTGAACAATCTTGAGCTACAATGGGTGGATTTGATAAATGTTTCTCAGGGTTCTCTACGACAGGCACAAAATCTACAGGGTTCGGTTCTTGCAAATCTCCAGCCtcatcaaaatttgaaagaattggtCATTAAGAAGTACTGTGGAAGATTCTATCCACCTTGGCTCTGTGAACCAAGTCGCAAAATTACGCGCATTCACTTGGAAGGGCTCAAGTATTGTGATAGTCTTCCACCTCTTGGACAGCTTCCTTCCCTAAAGTTTTTTCATATATCGGGTCTGCCTGTTTTGGAGTTGATTGATGAGAACTTTTATGGAGCGAGCAATACTGCAAAGTTCCCATCATTGGAATCTTTCGAAATAGAAAACATGGATAAATTGATCAACTGGGAATTCACAAATACAGTTGATGTCATGCCTTGCcttcaaaatttcagaattcATCATTGCCCAAGTTTAACAAGTGTGCCAATAAACTTGAGATCCCATCCGAATTCGAATATCAGCGACTGCCCAAACCTAGTGACGGTGCTTCCATAAAGAGTAGTGAATTCTTGGTTCATCACATTCAGTTTTATGTTCAGGTACAACATGTTTAATTCAAGTGGCATGCCTATTAAACAAAATTGAAGTTGGCTAACCAGTAACCATGGTGTTGGTTTTGTCAATTGTACAGGGGAGATTACAGATTATTGAAGCAGCTTGAAAGTAGACGCAGTGGTAAAACGCTTCAACTAAAATCTCTCATTCCATTTATTGTTGTCTATCTTGGTCCAGATAGCAGGTCAATGGAGTGTAAGATTTCGGGgaatgattttaagtttgaaTTGTGAAACATAAGGATGTCTTAGTCACGAACAAATCATTAAAATGAAAATACATTTCTCATAGATGAATAGATTTGCTGACATGTGACTATATTTTTCTTATCTGTACTTCCCCCACCCAAAAGACTTGACTTTGACTTAGCGATGGaactatatatttaattaaatacttacatatttatatgttttttgACTTTGGCTTAGCGGTGAaactatatatatttaattaatacttaACCATTGATCGATAATGGCCATCGCAATACACAGGACAATATCATCTGTTATCACTCTGCCTCTAGATGCAAAACAAGCGGCCCAAAATGTCTTCAGTGTAAGTTTAAAAAATGGTGTAtatgatatatgtgttgaagcatGATATGATAGGCCTGTTTGTGCATATTTCCACTGCTTTAGAATGCTTGGATTTGGATTTTCTCACAAGCGCGTGCTTATGTATCAGTTGTACGAAGTCATTGACTGCATGCCGAAACAAATTACAGTCTCCCACTATAACCACCCCTTTTGTTCTTAGAACAGAAGAAAGAGCTGCAAAAAGAAAACAGGTCATACACTCTATCCCCAATTCCAATTTAAATGTGCATTTGAATTTAGTGCGTTGATCCGTGCCTCTTGTCTTTTCACAACAATTTCAGAAACTCGAGGAAACATTTAAAGCAAACAAGGATGTACACAAGGTGCTGGTGCAAAAGACATTGAGGGTTATGCATTGATTCAGAACTCTCTTTTCTTCTCTCTCAAACTTGGTTTGTATTTTTCAACATGCACGGTTTATCTCTCGTTTTGCAGGAGAAGGTGGAGAATGAATTCAGAAAACTTAGTCGTAGCTTCTGTTTCAAAGCTCGGCCCTTGCCTGACTTCTACAATGAACGTGAAACCCccgaaaaataaaatgaaaatagtATATGATTTCATCCCTCTCCTATTTATATACTCTGCAAAGTAATCCATCATTTCTTGCATGTAATACGAGATTACAGATTCTTGTCTACTGGCTGCTAGATTTTATGCATTTTCTTGTTATCCTAACTATCAATCAGACAAGAAAAAGTTTTGCACTGTCCAAGGTTCCTTGTAAATGATTTCTTTCATTTATGTAAAAGGCATAATCAATTTGTGCCTAACGTAAATCATTCCTCTGCAAATCTGATATCAGATGAAAAACGATTTAGTCTTACTCTTTATGCAAAATTTGTTGCCTGTTATAGTTGCTGCATGACAAATCTAGAAGGTTGAGTTGTCACATGTGTATCGACGAGGTAGTCATTCCTCCATGGTGGTGACTCATAAACTAGATAAGTTTGATGAGGACTAATGTATAGTTAATTCTGTTTGGCGGCTAGAAAGAATTTTTACACCCAGAAAAACCATGGGCACACTGTTTCATTGGCATTATTTTGTTATGTGCTTAGTTTACCTCGTTCATATGCTTCATTTAAAACTTAGCTTTTATGTCCGTGTTGAATTCCTACATTCTATAGCTAAATCTCGACACCAGTGTGGAGAAAGGAAAAAGTCTTGCAGAATCAGAGGGGTTGTTTTTCATGGAAACATAGGCATTGAACTCGACAAATTAAGCTTTTGAGATTGTTGTTCATGAGATTTATGATAACGTCTGCGGTAAAGATGTCACCATTGTAAAACTATGCC
Protein-coding sequences here:
- the LOC142541057 gene encoding protein WVD2-like 7 isoform X1: MGDSACLMHGFSYASDVPNESKQGNPVHALGESVSFGRFMTESLSWERWSTFSQKKYVDAAKRYAQPGSVAQKKAFFEAHYKRIASQKAAALLEQENAAKNATVAEESEVGYMDDNDDDETRLVSNSNFEVEDKSVEAKIQNSTKDDEVNCNGKSVVVEGRVFATVENEAKWDSPMRRNSSNKFDNFENHDNISASDGSGTSEMERLLLNRGYSVQVENESLVQRNSIQTNLGSQDTISGSESGGTPQVERPLLKQNSVASEDNPSVTSKKSSGPSLLKSSIQRKTWTVLSTPAKPVTPHLKKENSSVIRSTRKSNLDTIDRRRASPKSLRSIINLLHTKEPDKEPSSASKKAESSRIGLSSLRVPKDCATPLRTPLVGATKGVSKYPKATPRLESRSCTKSLTACRNKLQSPTITTPFVLRTEERAAKRKQKLEETFNANKDVHKVLVQKTLREKAENEFRKLSRSLCFKARPLPDFYNERETPKNQMKITPAAAQPQTSSSLLGKSIASKTHGNISMPTPAPTSLSMKAPKIRRILSNNSSPERMSHENKSPNIQLLL
- the LOC142521136 gene encoding putative disease resistance RPP13-like protein 1 — protein: MAAEILTGFRSGFGSSPFPFALERLASFGSYAWNEIKLILGVEDELRKLQRTMLMVQDLMDSVECSPLRSTRGSIAWRAWFEDIKKLSYDADALLDDISLHLSTIGSVGTANRDEVRKIVLSSHNLTLAHDINILQNKLELLAKEMERLLMIESMKNCFSIVSPIHNYISTSSLIDEKNVFGRDTEKLACVVNLLKNEPEMGNFSVMSLKGMAGIGKTTLARLVYHDDLVNSSFEKKMWVTVSMNFDLIKITKYTIEALTGNSCSLFDLNSVQVLLQESIRGFKFLLVLDDCWSENNDDWEEFFLL
- the LOC142541057 gene encoding protein WVD2-like 7 isoform X2, whose product is MGDSACLMHGFSYASDVPNESKQGNPVHALGESVSFGRFMTESLSWERWSTFSQKKYVDAAKRYAQPGSVAQKKAFFEAHYKRIASQKAAALLEQENAAKNATVAEESEVGYMDDNDDDETRLVSNSNFEVEDKSVEAKIQNSTKDDEVNCNGKSVVVEGRVFATVENEAKWDSPMRRNSSNKFDNFENHDNISASDGSGTSEMERLLLNRGYSVQVENESLVQRNSIQTNLGSQDTISGSESGGTPQVERPLLKQNSVASEDNPSVTSKKSSGPSLLKSSIQRKTWTVLSTPAKPVTPHLKKENSSVIRSTRKSNLDTIDRRRASPKSLRSIINLLHTKEPDKEPSSASKKAESSRIGLSSLRVPKDCATPLRTPLVGATKGVSKYPKATPRLESRSCTKSLTACRNKLQSPTITTPFVLRTEERAAKRKQKLEETFNANKDVHKEKAENEFRKLSRSLCFKARPLPDFYNERETPKNQMKITPAAAQPQTSSSLLGKSIASKTHGNISMPTPAPTSLSMKAPKIRRILSNNSSPERMSHENKSPNIQLLL